From the Methanobacterium sp. CWC-01 genome, the window GGGGCGTGAACTATAAATGAGTTTCCTGAATCGCTTAAAAAAAGTTTTAACTGGCGAAGATGAGCCAGAACAAAAAATACCAGAAGAACCAGCGAAAACCGAAGAGCCCCAGACAGAAACAGAGCCAGAGCAAACCCCGGTTGAAGAAACAGAGCCAGAAACAGTTGCTGATGAACCAGTGAAAGTCGAAGTTGAAACTATTCCTGAGGAGGAAGCTCCCCATGAAGAAGAGTCAACCGAAGAACAAATCATCGAACCAGAAGAACAAGTAACACCAGTCATTTCAGAGTCGGAGAAGACGGATGAAACCGAACCAGAATCCCCAGAAGAGAAAACCGAGGAACCTTCAGAAGATGAGCCTTCAGAAGAATCAGAAGAAGCTGTTGAAGAACCTAAAAAGGAAAGGAGTGAAAGTATGACGTTACTCAATGCGGATGAAAATAAAATAACCCGTGCTGATATAGATCCAAAATTCAAACAAGAAGTAATGGACGCCGGTGCCGAAAGTGTGGCTATCTGCTTCCAGTGCGGTACCTGTACCGGTGCCTGCCCCTCCGGGAGGAGAACTCCCTACCGGGTCCGACAACTGGTGCGCCGAGCCGTTATGGGCCTCAAAGACGATGTCATATCTGATGACACCATCTGGATGTGCACCACCTGCTACGAATGCCAGGAAAGATGCCCACGGGGCATTAAGATTGTGGACGTAGTTAAGATCGTGCGAAACTACGCTGCCCAGGCCGGATACATGGCCCCTGCCCACAAGGCAGTAGGATCCTTCGTTTTAAAAACAGGACACGGTGTGCCAATTAACGATGCCACCATGGAACTCAGAAAACGAGTGGGACTGGATGAACTACCACCAACCACCCACACCTTCCCCGAAGCACTAGAGGAAGTTCAGACGATAATCAAGACTGCCGGTTTCGATAAGCTCATAGGCTACAACTGGGAGAAAGGAGAACTAGAATAAGGTGATAATATGGCTGAACAAGAATTTGCCTACTTCTTAGGATGCATCATGAACAACCGGTACCCCGGTATTGAGAAAGCAACCCGAATCATGTTTGATAAATTGGGCGTAGGACTTAAAGACATGGAAGGAGCATCCTGTTGCCCTGCTCCAGGGGTATTCGGATCCTTCGACCGACTCACCTGGGCTTCAATAGCTGCCCGGAACATCACCATCGCTGAAGATCAGGGTAATGACATCATGACCGAATGTAACGGCTGTTTTGGTTCCTTATACGAAACCAACCACCTCTTACACGAAGACCCTGAAATGAAGGAAAAGGTAAACAAAGTACTGGCTGAAGCAAACCGTGAATTCAAGGGCGAAATCC encodes:
- the hdrC gene encoding CoB--CoM heterodisulfide reductase subunit C; the protein is MSFLNRLKKVLTGEDEPEQKIPEEPAKTEEPQTETEPEQTPVEETEPETVADEPVKVEVETIPEEEAPHEEESTEEQIIEPEEQVTPVISESEKTDETEPESPEEKTEEPSEDEPSEESEEAVEEPKKERSESMTLLNADENKITRADIDPKFKQEVMDAGAESVAICFQCGTCTGACPSGRRTPYRVRQLVRRAVMGLKDDVISDDTIWMCTTCYECQERCPRGIKIVDVVKIVRNYAAQAGYMAPAHKAVGSFVLKTGHGVPINDATMELRKRVGLDELPPTTHTFPEALEEVQTIIKTAGFDKLIGYNWEKGELE